Proteins co-encoded in one Malus sylvestris chromosome 7, drMalSylv7.2, whole genome shotgun sequence genomic window:
- the LOC126630499 gene encoding protein phosphatase 2C 57-like isoform X2, with amino-acid sequence MTLTSPQLQRFVLTKYHGGLYKTAAAKSSFNIRARSRSCSAIAIDTPGSSLTDVAGIRWGSTSLQGAREEMEDAVVVRSEGLDEFSFAAVFDGHAGFNSVKFLRDELYKECCAALQGGLLLRGNDFKAIREALLETFEKVDSKLLNWLESNGEKDESGSTATLMFVGNDTLVISHVGDSCVVQSCSGKAEVLTHPHRPYGSNKASLQEIKRIREEGGWISNGRICGDIAVSRAFGDMRFKTKKNEMLKKGVEERRWTEKFASRVQFNGDLVTASPDVFQVTFGTDSEFVLLASDGLWDYINSSDAVTFVRNQLRKHGDVQLACDALAEAALDQRSQDNISIVIADLGSTDWQGLPFQQQNVVYEFGQAFATVGIVSLGIWISTSLLST; translated from the exons ATGACTTTGACAAGCCCACAGCTGCAGAGGTTCGTCCTAACCAAATACCACGGCGGCTTATACAAGACTGCCGCCGCAAAAAGCAGCTTTAACATAAGAGCAAGAAGCAGAAGCTGCTCGGCGATTGCCATCGACACGCCGGGTTCTTCCCTTACCGACGTTGCTGGAATCCGATGGGGTTCGACTAGTCTGCAGGGTGCCCGGGAGGAGATGGAAGACGCCGTCGTTGTCCGGTCTGAAGGCCTTGATGAGTTCTCATTTGCCGCCGTTTTTGACGGCCATGCAGGGTTCAACTCGGTCAAGTTCCTCAG AGATGAGCTCTACAAGGAGTGTTGTGCGGCTTTGCAGGGTGGGCTGCTACTACGTGGAAACGACTTCAAGGCCATTAGAGAGGCATTGCTGGAGACGTTCGAAAAAGTTGACTCTAAATTGTTAAATTG GCTCGAAAGCAATGGGGAGAAAGACGAATCTGGTTCGACAGCTACCCTTATGTTCGTTGGAAACGATACGCTGGTTATTTCACATGTTGGTGATTCTTGTGTG GTTCAATCTTGTTCTGGAAAGGCAGAGGTTCTTACGCATCCTCATAGACCGTACGGGAGCAACAAGGCTTCTCTTCAAGAAATCAAAAGAATCAGAGAAGAAGGTGGATGG ATCAGCAATGGAAGAATTTGTGGCGACATTGCTGTTTCTCGTGCGTTTGGTGACATGCggttcaagacaaagaaaaacgA GATGCTGAAAAAAGGAGTTGAAGAAAGGAGATGGACAGAAAAATTTGCTTCTCG AGTACAATTCAACGGAGACCTAGTTACTGCATCTCCAGACGTTTTTCAAGTAACTTTCGGGACAGATTCAGAATTTGTTCTGTTAGCATCAGATGGCTTATGGGACTACATAAACAG CTCAGATGCGGTGACTTTTGTAAGGAATCAGCTTCGAAAACACGGAGACGTTCAG CTAGCTTGCGACGCGCTTGCTGAAGCTGCTCTG GATCAACGCTCGCAAGATAACATCAGCATTGTTATTGCAGATTTAGG GTCGACAGACTGGCAAGGTTTGCCATTTCAACAACAAAATGTTGTATATGAATTCGGCCAAGCTTTTGCTACGGTTGGGATTGTGTCGCTCGGAATTTGGATCTCGACATCTTTGCTTTCGACATGA
- the LOC126630499 gene encoding protein phosphatase 2C 57-like isoform X1: MTLTSPQLQRFVLTKYHGGLYKTAAAKSSFNIRARSRSCSAIAIDTPGSSLTDVAGIRWGSTSLQGAREEMEDAVVVRSEGLDEFSFAAVFDGHAGFNSVKFLRDELYKECCAALQGGLLLRGNDFKAIREALLETFEKVDSKLLNWLESNGEKDESGSTATLMFVGNDTLVISHVGDSCVVQSCSGKAEVLTHPHRPYGSNKASLQEIKRIREEGGWISNGRICGDIAVSRAFGDMRFKTKKNEMLKKGVEERRWTEKFASRVQFNGDLVTASPDVFQVTFGTDSEFVLLASDGLWDYINSSDAVTFVRNQLRKHGDVQLACDALAEAALDQRSQDNISIVIADLGRTDWQGLPFQQQNVVYEFGQAFATVGIVSLGIWISTSLLST, translated from the exons ATGACTTTGACAAGCCCACAGCTGCAGAGGTTCGTCCTAACCAAATACCACGGCGGCTTATACAAGACTGCCGCCGCAAAAAGCAGCTTTAACATAAGAGCAAGAAGCAGAAGCTGCTCGGCGATTGCCATCGACACGCCGGGTTCTTCCCTTACCGACGTTGCTGGAATCCGATGGGGTTCGACTAGTCTGCAGGGTGCCCGGGAGGAGATGGAAGACGCCGTCGTTGTCCGGTCTGAAGGCCTTGATGAGTTCTCATTTGCCGCCGTTTTTGACGGCCATGCAGGGTTCAACTCGGTCAAGTTCCTCAG AGATGAGCTCTACAAGGAGTGTTGTGCGGCTTTGCAGGGTGGGCTGCTACTACGTGGAAACGACTTCAAGGCCATTAGAGAGGCATTGCTGGAGACGTTCGAAAAAGTTGACTCTAAATTGTTAAATTG GCTCGAAAGCAATGGGGAGAAAGACGAATCTGGTTCGACAGCTACCCTTATGTTCGTTGGAAACGATACGCTGGTTATTTCACATGTTGGTGATTCTTGTGTG GTTCAATCTTGTTCTGGAAAGGCAGAGGTTCTTACGCATCCTCATAGACCGTACGGGAGCAACAAGGCTTCTCTTCAAGAAATCAAAAGAATCAGAGAAGAAGGTGGATGG ATCAGCAATGGAAGAATTTGTGGCGACATTGCTGTTTCTCGTGCGTTTGGTGACATGCggttcaagacaaagaaaaacgA GATGCTGAAAAAAGGAGTTGAAGAAAGGAGATGGACAGAAAAATTTGCTTCTCG AGTACAATTCAACGGAGACCTAGTTACTGCATCTCCAGACGTTTTTCAAGTAACTTTCGGGACAGATTCAGAATTTGTTCTGTTAGCATCAGATGGCTTATGGGACTACATAAACAG CTCAGATGCGGTGACTTTTGTAAGGAATCAGCTTCGAAAACACGGAGACGTTCAG CTAGCTTGCGACGCGCTTGCTGAAGCTGCTCTG GATCAACGCTCGCAAGATAACATCAGCATTGTTATTGCAGATTTAGG GCGGACAGACTGGCAAGGTTTGCCATTTCAACAACAAAATGTTGTATATGAATTCGGCCAAGCTTTTGCTACGGTTGGGATTGTGTCGCTTGGAATTTGGATCTCAACATCCTTGCTTTCGACATGA
- the LOC126630499 gene encoding protein phosphatase 2C 57-like isoform X3: MTLTSPQLQRFVLTKYHGGLYKTAAAKSSFNIRARSRSCSAIAIDTPGSSLTDVAGIRWGSTSLQGAREEMEDAVVVRSEGLDEFSFAAVFDGHAGFNSVKFLRDELYKECCAALQGGLLLRGNDFKAIREALLETFEKVDSKLLNWLESNGEKDESGSTATLMFVGNDTLVISHVGDSCVVQSCSGKAEVLTHPHRPYGSNKASLQEIKRIREEGGWISNGRICGDIAVSRAFGDMRFKTKKNEMLKKGVEERRWTEKFASRVQFNGDLVTASPDVFQVTFGTDSEFVLLASDGLWDYINSSDAVTFVRNQLRKHGDVQLACDALAEAALDQRSQDNISNVIADLGSTDWQGLPFQQQNVVYEFGQAFATVGIVSLGIWISTSLLST; encoded by the exons ATGACTTTGACAAGCCCACAGCTGCAGAGGTTCGTCCTAACCAAATACCACGGCGGCTTATACAAGACTGCCGCCGCAAAAAGCAGCTTTAACATAAGAGCAAGAAGCAGAAGCTGCTCGGCGATTGCCATCGACACGCCGGGTTCTTCCCTTACCGACGTTGCTGGAATCCGATGGGGTTCGACTAGTCTGCAGGGTGCCCGGGAGGAGATGGAAGACGCCGTCGTTGTCCGGTCTGAAGGCCTTGATGAGTTCTCATTTGCCGCCGTTTTTGACGGCCATGCAGGGTTCAACTCGGTCAAGTTCCTCAG AGATGAGCTCTACAAGGAGTGTTGTGCGGCTTTGCAGGGTGGGCTGCTACTACGTGGAAACGACTTCAAGGCCATTAGAGAGGCATTGCTGGAGACGTTCGAAAAAGTTGACTCTAAATTGTTAAATTG GCTCGAAAGCAATGGGGAGAAAGACGAATCTGGTTCGACAGCTACCCTTATGTTCGTTGGAAACGATACGCTGGTTATTTCACATGTTGGTGATTCTTGTGTG GTTCAATCTTGTTCTGGAAAGGCAGAGGTTCTTACGCATCCTCATAGACCGTACGGGAGCAACAAGGCTTCTCTTCAAGAAATCAAAAGAATCAGAGAAGAAGGTGGATGG ATCAGCAATGGAAGAATTTGTGGCGACATTGCTGTTTCTCGTGCGTTTGGTGACATGCggttcaagacaaagaaaaacgA GATGCTGAAAAAAGGAGTTGAAGAAAGGAGATGGACAGAAAAATTTGCTTCTCG AGTACAATTCAACGGAGACCTAGTTACTGCATCTCCAGACGTTTTTCAAGTAACTTTCGGGACAGATTCAGAATTTGTTCTGTTAGCATCAGATGGCTTATGGGACTACATAAACAG CTCAGATGCGGTGACTTTTGTAAGGAATCAGCTTCGAAAACACGGAGACGTTCAG CTAGCTTGCGACGCGCTTGCTGAAGCTGCTCTG GATCAACGCTCGCAAGATAACATCAGCAATGTTATTGCAGATTTAGG GTCGACAGACTGGCAAGGTTTGCCATTTCAACAACAAAATGTTGTATATGAATTCGGCCAAGCTTTTGCTACGGTTGGGATTGTGTCGCTCGGAATTTGGATCTCGACATCTTTGCTTTCGACATGA
- the LOC126630501 gene encoding uncharacterized protein LOC126630501 — MAFRINGFLLLQVLYLSALLITPLSSGIVTKGFKDGMDPINLLHKNGVEIISRKLRRLAATMQDYDDARYNHRHDPRRPGIGRNP, encoded by the exons ATGGCTTTTAGAATCAATGGGTTTCTTCTTCTACAAGTGCTTTACCTCTCAGCACTTCTCATAACTCCTTTATCTTCAG GCATTGTTACTAAGGGCTTCAAGGACGGCATGGATCCCATTAACTTGCTTCACAAG AATGGCGTCGAAATCATTTCGAGGAAGCTTCGGAGGCTCGCTGCAACAATGCAGGACTACGACGATGCAAGATACAACCATAGGCACGACCCTAGGAGACCTGGCATTGGCAGGAACCCATGA
- the LOC126630500 gene encoding uncharacterized protein LOC126630500: MAFRINGFLLLQVLYLSALLIIPLSSGIVTEGFKDGMDPINLFHKNDVEIISRKLRRLHATMQDYDDTGSNPRHDPRKRTGNGRNP; the protein is encoded by the exons ATGGCTTTTAGAATCAATGGGTTTCTTCTTCTACAAGTGCTATACCTCTCAGCACTTCTCATAATTCCCTTATCTTCAG GCATTGTTACTGAAGGCTTCAAGGATGGCATGGATCCCATTAATTTGTTTCACAAG AATGACGTCGAAATCATTTCGAGGAAGCTTCGGAGGCTCCATGCAACAATGCAGGACTACGACGATACAGGATCCAACCCTAGGCACGACCCTAGAAAGAGGACCGGCAATGGCAGGAACCCATGA